One Sporocytophaga myxococcoides DNA segment encodes these proteins:
- a CDS encoding acetyl-CoA C-acyltransferase — protein MNTYIVAGYRSAVGKAPRGVFRFFRPDDLATEVIKHLVNSVPSLDKERIDDVIVGNATPEAEQGLNIGRMISLMGLNTVKVPGMTVNRYCASGLETIAIAHAKISAGMADCIIAGGAECMSPIPFGGWKIVPNYELTKEHADYYWGMGLTAEAVADQYKVSREDQDAFAFQSHMKALNAIKNGLFKDDIVPITVKETYLDENEKKKTREYVVANDEGPRADTNIASLNKLKPVFAANGSVTAGNSSQTSDGAAFVLLMSEKMVKELNVKPIARMVSYATAGVEPRIMGIGPIDAIPKAVKMAGMKLDDIDLVELNEAFASQSLAVIRETGLNPDKVNVNGGAIALGHPLGCTGAKLSVQIFNELKRRNKKYGMVTMCVGTGQGAAGIFEML, from the coding sequence ATGAATACATATATAGTAGCAGGTTACAGATCAGCAGTAGGGAAAGCTCCGAGAGGGGTGTTCAGATTTTTTCGTCCCGATGATCTTGCAACAGAAGTAATAAAACACCTCGTTAATTCTGTTCCCAGTCTTGACAAGGAAAGAATAGATGATGTGATTGTTGGTAATGCAACACCAGAGGCTGAGCAGGGATTGAATATCGGAAGAATGATTTCTCTGATGGGGTTAAACACAGTAAAGGTTCCAGGTATGACTGTAAACAGATACTGTGCTTCGGGTCTTGAGACCATTGCAATCGCTCATGCTAAAATTAGTGCAGGCATGGCAGATTGTATCATTGCCGGTGGCGCTGAATGTATGAGTCCTATTCCTTTCGGTGGTTGGAAAATTGTTCCAAACTACGAATTAACAAAAGAGCATGCAGATTACTACTGGGGAATGGGATTAACTGCTGAAGCTGTTGCAGATCAGTATAAAGTCTCACGAGAAGATCAGGATGCCTTTGCTTTTCAATCTCACATGAAAGCATTAAATGCTATCAAGAACGGTTTGTTTAAAGATGATATCGTTCCCATTACTGTGAAGGAAACTTACCTTGACGAGAACGAAAAGAAAAAGACCAGAGAATATGTAGTTGCCAATGACGAAGGTCCGAGGGCTGATACAAACATAGCTTCTCTGAATAAACTAAAACCTGTATTTGCTGCAAACGGATCGGTTACTGCAGGTAACTCTTCTCAGACTTCAGACGGAGCAGCCTTTGTATTGCTTATGTCTGAAAAAATGGTGAAAGAGCTGAATGTAAAACCAATTGCTAGAATGGTATCTTATGCTACAGCAGGTGTAGAACCAAGAATTATGGGTATCGGTCCGATCGATGCCATACCAAAGGCAGTGAAAATGGCAGGTATGAAGCTTGATGATATTGATCTTGTTGAATTGAACGAAGCTTTTGCAAGCCAATCTCTTGCTGTAATCAGAGAAACAGGACTTAATCCGGACAAAGTAAATGTCAACGGTGGAGCTATAGCTTTAGGTCACCCTCTGGGATGCACAGGAGCAAAACTATCTGTTCAGATCTTCAATGAATTGAAAAGAAGAAATAAAAAATACGGCATGGTTACCATGTGTGTCGGAACAGGCCAGGGTGCTGCCGGCATATTCGAGATGCTGTAA
- a CDS encoding 3-hydroxyacyl-CoA dehydrogenase/enoyl-CoA hydratase family protein, protein MTRKIKKVAVLGSGVMGSRIACHFANIGVEVLLLDIAPKELNEAEKAKGLTLESKVVKNRIVNDALQTAIKSNPAPLYDADFQKRISTGNFDDSMKEIGNYDWIIEVVVENLNVKKIVFENVEKFRKPGTLVTSNTSGIPIHLMAEGRSEDFQKNFCGAHFFNPPRYLKLLEIIPTQKTDPEVVKFLLHYGDLFLGKTTVLCKDTPAFIANRVGIYSIMEVLNVMGELDLNIDEVDKLTGPVIGRPKSATFRTADVVGLDTLIKVANNLYEGLPNDESKDAFKLKDYLKVMDEKKWYGDKSGQGFYKKSKSAEGKTEILSLDLKTMDYAPQQKVKFPTLEQTKTIDDLKTRMKVLLAGQDKAGEFYRKSFAGIFRYVTNRIPEISDELYRIDDAMKAGFGWELGPFETWDAVGLEKGLKVMEELGKKPAQWVYDMIAGGNKSFYKVEDGKRRYYDIPSKSYKEIPGTEDFIILENLKGNKVVWKNSGASLYDIGDGVLNLEFHTKMNTLGGEVVEGINKGINLAEKDYVGLVIANEAPNFSAGANLALLLMYAIEQEYDEIDFMIRTFQNTMMRARYSSIPVVVCPHGLTLGGGCEMSLHADAIQAHAETYIGLVEFGVGLIPAGGGTKEMTLRVSDAYEEGDIQLNSLKNAYMNIATAKVATSAHEAKRMGYLRPQDGITVNANRVITDAKTKVLELAKEGYTQPKQRRDIKVLGKNGLGMFLAGANSMVSGRYISEHDKLISEKLAYIMCGGDLSAPTLVSEQYLLDLEREAFLSLTGQKKTLERIQSILTTGKPLRN, encoded by the coding sequence ATGACCAGAAAAATCAAGAAAGTTGCTGTATTGGGCTCTGGTGTGATGGGTTCACGAATAGCCTGCCATTTCGCAAATATCGGAGTGGAAGTGTTGTTGCTGGATATCGCACCAAAAGAACTTAATGAAGCAGAAAAAGCTAAAGGTTTAACTTTAGAAAGTAAAGTGGTAAAGAACAGGATCGTTAACGATGCCTTACAAACTGCCATTAAATCAAACCCTGCACCATTATATGATGCGGATTTTCAGAAGAGAATCAGCACAGGGAACTTCGATGATAGCATGAAGGAGATTGGAAATTATGACTGGATCATTGAAGTTGTTGTAGAAAATCTGAATGTTAAAAAGATTGTTTTCGAAAATGTAGAAAAATTCAGAAAGCCTGGAACTCTTGTTACCTCTAATACTTCTGGTATTCCTATCCATTTAATGGCTGAAGGCAGAAGTGAAGATTTTCAGAAAAATTTCTGCGGTGCCCACTTCTTCAACCCTCCAAGATATTTAAAACTTCTTGAAATAATACCGACTCAGAAGACTGATCCTGAAGTTGTAAAGTTCCTGTTGCATTACGGTGATCTTTTTCTCGGTAAGACTACTGTTTTATGTAAAGACACTCCTGCTTTCATTGCAAACAGAGTAGGAATTTATTCCATTATGGAGGTATTGAACGTAATGGGTGAGCTGGATCTCAATATAGATGAAGTAGATAAACTTACCGGTCCGGTAATCGGAAGACCAAAATCGGCAACATTCAGAACTGCAGATGTTGTTGGCCTTGACACTTTGATAAAAGTAGCCAACAATCTTTATGAAGGTCTTCCAAATGATGAGTCTAAAGATGCCTTTAAACTAAAGGATTATCTGAAGGTAATGGATGAGAAGAAATGGTATGGAGATAAGTCAGGACAAGGCTTTTATAAGAAATCAAAAAGTGCTGAAGGAAAAACAGAGATCCTTTCTCTGGACCTAAAGACAATGGATTATGCTCCTCAGCAAAAAGTAAAATTCCCAACCCTTGAGCAAACCAAAACGATAGATGACCTTAAAACCAGAATGAAAGTTCTGCTTGCTGGTCAGGATAAGGCAGGGGAGTTTTACAGGAAATCTTTTGCAGGAATTTTCAGATATGTTACAAACAGAATTCCTGAAATTTCCGATGAATTATACAGAATAGATGATGCCATGAAAGCGGGCTTCGGATGGGAGCTTGGTCCTTTCGAAACCTGGGATGCTGTTGGTCTTGAAAAAGGTCTTAAAGTAATGGAAGAGCTTGGTAAAAAACCGGCTCAGTGGGTTTATGATATGATTGCAGGAGGCAACAAATCATTCTATAAAGTAGAAGACGGAAAGAGAAGGTATTATGACATCCCTTCAAAGTCGTATAAAGAAATTCCGGGAACAGAAGACTTTATTATCCTTGAAAACCTTAAAGGAAATAAAGTAGTATGGAAAAATTCAGGAGCTTCTCTATATGATATTGGAGATGGAGTTTTGAATCTTGAGTTCCATACCAAAATGAATACACTTGGAGGTGAAGTTGTGGAAGGCATTAACAAAGGAATTAATCTGGCGGAAAAGGATTATGTTGGTCTTGTAATTGCCAATGAAGCACCTAATTTCTCTGCAGGTGCCAACCTTGCTCTTCTTTTAATGTATGCGATCGAACAGGAATATGATGAAATCGATTTCATGATCCGTACCTTCCAAAACACTATGATGAGAGCGAGATATTCCTCAATCCCCGTGGTTGTTTGTCCACATGGACTAACGCTTGGAGGTGGTTGTGAAATGAGCCTTCACGCAGATGCTATTCAGGCACATGCAGAAACTTATATAGGTCTTGTAGAATTTGGAGTTGGTCTGATCCCTGCCGGTGGTGGAACAAAGGAAATGACACTGAGAGTATCTGATGCTTATGAAGAAGGGGATATTCAGTTGAACTCTTTAAAGAATGCTTATATGAACATTGCTACTGCAAAAGTGGCAACTTCAGCACACGAAGCAAAGAGAATGGGATACCTGAGACCTCAGGATGGAATCACTGTAAATGCTAACAGAGTTATTACAGATGCTAAAACTAAAGTACTGGAACTTGCAAAAGAAGGATATACTCAGCCTAAGCAAAGAAGAGATATTAAAGTGCTAGGTAAAAATGGTCTTGGTATGTTCCTTGCCGGAGCCAACTCAATGGTTTCCGGACGCTATATCAGCGAGCATGACAAGCTGATCTCTGAAAAACTTGCTTATATCATGTGTGGCGGAGATCTTTCTGCTCCAACCCTTGTCTCTGAGCAATATCTCCTTGACCTTGAAAGAGAGGCTTTCCTTTCTCTTACAGGACAAAAGAAAACGCTTGAAAGAATCCAAAGCATACTTACTACAGGTAAACCGCTTAGAAACTAA
- a CDS encoding acyl-CoA dehydrogenase family protein: MTTLTKKIKGGEFIVKETDADSIFIPEEFNEEQKMIADMAKDFLRTEVLPFLDKIDVQEPGLMESLLVKAGELGLLGTSIPEKYNGFGKDFNTSLLMTEVVGGGHSFAVALAAHTGIGTLPILYFGTDAQKQKYLPKLATGELKASYCLTEPGSGSDALAAKTKAELTPDGKHYIINGQKMWITNAGFADVFIVFAQIDGDKFTGFIVEKGPGVTLGNEEHKMGIKGSSTRQVFFNDCKVPAENVLGQIGKGHLIAFNILNIGRIKLAGAAIGASKRTSTLSIQYAKERVQFKQPIANFGAIQHKLAEQAVQIFAVESAMYRAGADINAAEEKLMSEGKSEEEALLGAAQEFAIECAILKVAGSEALDYVADEGVQIFGGYGFSADYPMDRAYRDSRINRIFEGTNEINRLLTLDMFMKKAMKGEIDLMGPAMAVQKELTGIPEFGNDDDGFLAAEKKTIKNFKKALLMIAGAAAQKYMDKLAYEQEIVMNLADIAILIYIAESTLLRAEKLKNIKGEEAAKHALEIAKIYLNDAADKVNIAGKNAINAMSEGDMQRMMLMGLKRFTKVNPYNTKDARRRLAAYLIESNQYPF; this comes from the coding sequence ATGACGACACTAACTAAGAAAATCAAAGGAGGCGAGTTCATTGTTAAAGAAACTGATGCCGATAGCATATTCATCCCTGAAGAGTTTAATGAAGAGCAAAAGATGATTGCCGACATGGCAAAAGATTTTTTGAGAACTGAGGTACTTCCTTTCCTCGATAAAATCGATGTTCAGGAGCCAGGACTAATGGAGTCTCTTCTTGTAAAAGCAGGTGAGCTGGGTTTGCTGGGAACTTCCATTCCTGAAAAATACAATGGCTTCGGAAAAGATTTTAATACTTCTCTTTTGATGACAGAAGTTGTTGGTGGAGGGCATTCATTTGCAGTAGCACTAGCTGCACATACAGGAATCGGTACTTTACCTATTTTATATTTCGGAACAGATGCTCAAAAGCAAAAGTATCTTCCGAAACTTGCTACAGGTGAGCTTAAAGCCAGTTATTGTTTGACTGAGCCAGGTTCAGGATCAGATGCTCTTGCTGCAAAGACAAAAGCTGAGTTGACTCCGGATGGAAAACATTATATCATCAATGGTCAGAAAATGTGGATCACCAATGCCGGTTTTGCAGATGTGTTTATTGTGTTTGCTCAGATTGATGGGGATAAATTTACAGGTTTTATTGTAGAGAAAGGTCCGGGAGTAACGCTTGGGAATGAAGAGCATAAAATGGGTATCAAAGGATCAAGTACGCGTCAGGTGTTCTTTAACGATTGCAAAGTGCCTGCAGAAAATGTCCTTGGTCAGATCGGTAAAGGTCACCTGATTGCTTTCAATATCCTGAACATTGGTCGTATTAAGTTGGCTGGTGCAGCTATTGGCGCTTCTAAGAGAACCAGTACTCTTTCTATTCAGTATGCAAAGGAAAGAGTTCAGTTTAAACAACCGATTGCAAATTTCGGTGCTATTCAGCATAAACTGGCTGAACAAGCAGTACAAATATTCGCAGTAGAGTCTGCAATGTACAGGGCAGGAGCGGATATTAATGCTGCAGAAGAGAAGCTCATGAGTGAGGGTAAGTCTGAAGAAGAAGCATTGCTTGGAGCTGCTCAGGAGTTTGCCATTGAATGTGCTATTCTTAAAGTAGCCGGTTCTGAAGCCTTAGATTACGTAGCAGATGAAGGTGTACAGATATTTGGTGGATACGGATTCTCAGCGGATTATCCGATGGACAGAGCTTACAGAGATTCAAGGATTAACAGGATCTTTGAAGGAACCAACGAGATCAACAGATTGCTTACGCTTGATATGTTCATGAAGAAAGCTATGAAAGGCGAAATTGATCTGATGGGACCTGCAATGGCTGTTCAGAAAGAACTGACAGGAATTCCTGAGTTCGGAAACGATGATGATGGTTTCCTTGCTGCTGAGAAAAAAACTATCAAAAATTTCAAAAAAGCATTGCTGATGATTGCTGGAGCAGCTGCTCAGAAATATATGGACAAGCTTGCTTATGAGCAGGAAATTGTAATGAACCTTGCAGATATAGCAATCCTTATTTATATAGCAGAATCAACTTTATTGAGAGCTGAAAAGCTGAAAAACATTAAAGGTGAAGAGGCAGCAAAACATGCACTCGAAATCGCTAAGATATATCTGAATGATGCTGCAGACAAAGTAAACATAGCAGGTAAAAATGCTATCAACGCAATGTCTGAAGGTGATATGCAAAGAATGATGCTGATGGGCTTGAAGAGATTTACGAAAGTGAATCCATACAATACCAAAGATGCAAGAAGAAGACTGGCTGCATATCTGATTGAGTCAAACCAATATCCTTTCTGA